The Corynebacterium camporealensis genome contains a region encoding:
- a CDS encoding DoxX family protein — protein sequence MKIGNSVLMLIARLIVGVVLIAHGWQKFNEWTISGTAENFAGMGVPLPEVSAVIAASVELGGGILLIIGLLTRIVGVLVALVMLGAGIFAEHFSAGVFASDGGWELVGVIAAAGLAFAAAGAGTISVDKVLLGRK from the coding sequence ATGAAGATCGGAAATTCAGTCCTCATGCTCATTGCCCGCCTGATTGTCGGCGTGGTGCTCATCGCCCACGGCTGGCAGAAATTCAACGAGTGGACCATCTCCGGTACAGCTGAAAACTTCGCCGGTATGGGCGTTCCCCTGCCAGAGGTTTCCGCAGTCATTGCCGCTTCCGTCGAACTTGGCGGCGGCATCCTGCTCATCATTGGCCTGCTCACCCGCATCGTCGGTGTGCTCGTCGCCCTGGTGATGCTCGGTGCCGGTATCTTCGCTGAGCACTTCTCCGCAGGCGTCTTCGCCAGCGATGGTGGCTGGGAGCTCGTCGGCGTTATCGCCGCAGCCGGTCTCGCCTTCGCCGCTGCTGGTGCAGGAACCATCTCCGTCGACAAGGTTCTCCTCGGCCGCAAGTAG
- a CDS encoding DIP1984 family protein — translation MLLAEALAERAAAQQRLQTLRERLLNTLRIQEGDTPEEDPEAMLREVENIGKRLDYLVQAINRTNMATPFDEGTLSDALALRDGYKRNRRLWAEFAEKASARQERWTRSEVKFISTYSVKKLRKHADDCAQQFRELDTRIQQANWSTELIEK, via the coding sequence ATGTTATTGGCGGAAGCTTTGGCTGAGCGCGCCGCCGCCCAGCAGCGCCTGCAGACCCTGCGCGAACGGCTGCTGAACACCCTGCGTATTCAGGAAGGCGATACTCCGGAGGAGGATCCGGAGGCAATGCTGCGGGAAGTGGAAAACATCGGTAAGCGCTTGGATTATCTGGTCCAGGCCATCAACCGCACCAACATGGCCACGCCTTTCGATGAAGGCACGCTTTCCGATGCCCTTGCGCTACGCGACGGCTACAAACGCAACCGCCGCTTGTGGGCCGAGTTCGCTGAGAAGGCTTCTGCTCGCCAGGAGCGCTGGACCCGCTCGGAGGTCAAATTCATCAGCACCTATTCGGTCAAGAAGCTGCGCAAGCATGCCGATGACTGCGCCCAGCAGTTCCGTGAGCTCGATACCCGCATCCAGCAGGCCAATTGGTCCACGGAACTTATTGAGAAGTGA
- a CDS encoding OsmC family protein has product MSELTPNHEAGQAIEPIDNDKLKELAQKNIDNPAGGVKHIRTHTEADGYFRNNSEVRGHIIKVGEPLPLLGDDSAPNPTEVAQAALAACINVGIQAIAQHRGVTLTKIDLDIEGTIDISPTWGVGDTGENKRPGVSDVHVKVDVDGDADKETLQKIVDDAIEWSPVVNTYTRPANLTHELV; this is encoded by the coding sequence GTGTCTGAGTTGACCCCCAACCATGAGGCCGGTCAGGCTATCGAGCCAATCGACAACGACAAGCTCAAGGAGCTTGCCCAGAAGAACATCGATAACCCAGCAGGCGGCGTGAAGCACATTCGCACCCACACTGAGGCTGACGGTTACTTCCGCAACAACTCTGAGGTACGCGGCCACATCATCAAGGTGGGCGAGCCACTTCCATTGCTGGGCGATGACTCCGCACCGAACCCCACCGAGGTCGCCCAGGCCGCTCTGGCTGCCTGCATTAACGTTGGCATCCAAGCAATCGCACAGCACCGCGGTGTCACCCTGACCAAGATTGATTTGGACATCGAAGGCACCATCGATATCTCACCAACCTGGGGCGTTGGCGATACCGGCGAAAACAAGCGTCCGGGTGTCTCTGACGTGCACGTCAAAGTGGACGTCGATGGTGATGCAGACAAGGAGACCCTGCAGAAGATCGTCGACGACGCTATCGAGTGGTCCCCGGTGGTCAACACTTACACCCGCCCAGCAAACCTCACCCACGAACTGGTTTAA
- a CDS encoding ABC transporter ATP-binding protein has translation MTNGTSHIEISNITKTFVETQVIGDTSVAIEEGQFVSLLGPSGSGKSTILSMLAGLAFPTTGEVRARGEKITGPGPDRGVVFQNHALLPWMTARGNIDFGLRSARPELSKQERKDITERYLEAVSLGHAGERRPAGLSGGMQQRVGLARAFAVGSDILLLDEPFGALDALTRRQLQQLLLEVWEANRRTVVMVTHDVDEAIVLSDRVLVMSPGPEATIVEDLDVTNPKGDEREHLLGLLA, from the coding sequence ATGACTAACGGCACGTCTCATATTGAAATCTCGAACATTACTAAGACCTTCGTAGAAACCCAGGTTATTGGTGACACATCCGTCGCAATTGAGGAAGGTCAATTCGTTTCGCTATTGGGGCCATCGGGCTCTGGTAAATCGACGATTCTCAGCATGCTTGCAGGGTTGGCTTTCCCGACGACAGGTGAGGTTCGCGCACGCGGTGAGAAAATTACAGGGCCTGGTCCAGACCGCGGCGTGGTGTTCCAAAACCATGCGCTGCTGCCGTGGATGACAGCACGCGGGAATATTGATTTTGGTCTGCGTTCGGCTCGTCCTGAACTGTCAAAACAAGAACGCAAGGACATTACTGAACGCTATTTGGAAGCAGTGAGCTTGGGCCATGCCGGAGAACGTCGTCCAGCCGGGCTTTCAGGTGGCATGCAGCAGCGAGTTGGCTTAGCCCGTGCGTTCGCGGTGGGCTCGGATATTTTGCTGTTGGATGAGCCATTTGGTGCGCTGGATGCGTTGACGCGTCGACAGCTGCAGCAGCTTTTGCTGGAGGTATGGGAAGCAAATCGCCGCACCGTCGTCATGGTGACCCATGACGTTGATGAGGCGATTGTGCTGTCGGATCGAGTGCTCGTGATGTCACCCGGGCCGGAAGCAACCATCGTGGAAGACCTCGATGTGACCAACCCGAAGGGTGACGAGCGGGAGCATTTGTTAGGCCTACTGGCCTAA
- a CDS encoding FtsW/RodA/SpoVE family cell cycle protein — MRDIAPIGLMCFIALLVMAATNDFGPALLLFLTVFGMLYIATGRTSWLLLGIAALVIGGLAVAKVSTKIQTRIANMRDPLADYYNTGNQLSESLFGLSTGGITGSGLGHGHPELIPLAFSDFILGAVGEELGLIGLSAVLMVFTLLVIRMLTTAMSNRDSFGKLLVSGFALILLLQVFVVAGGISGLIPMTGLTTPFMSAGGSSLMANYIIVGLVLRVSHHAATLEDPTTV; from the coding sequence TTGCGCGATATTGCCCCGATTGGGCTGATGTGCTTCATCGCGTTGCTGGTCATGGCCGCGACTAATGATTTTGGCCCTGCATTGTTGCTGTTTCTGACGGTATTCGGGATGTTGTACATCGCAACGGGCAGGACGTCGTGGTTGTTGTTAGGTATAGCCGCGCTGGTCATCGGCGGCTTAGCAGTGGCGAAGGTGTCGACCAAGATTCAAACGCGTATCGCCAACATGCGGGACCCCTTGGCGGACTATTACAACACCGGCAATCAGCTATCCGAGTCCTTGTTTGGTCTCTCGACCGGTGGCATTACGGGTTCGGGCCTTGGACACGGTCACCCGGAACTTATTCCGTTGGCGTTCTCCGATTTCATTTTGGGTGCAGTCGGTGAAGAACTGGGGCTTATTGGGCTTAGCGCAGTGCTGATGGTGTTTACGCTGCTGGTCATCCGTATGTTGACTACAGCGATGTCGAATCGCGATAGCTTCGGAAAGCTGTTGGTTTCCGGGTTCGCGCTTATCCTCCTGCTACAAGTATTTGTCGTCGCAGGAGGAATCTCCGGGCTTATCCCGATGACGGGTTTAACCACCCCGTTTATGTCAGCAGGTGGTTCTTCCCTGATGGCGAATTACATCATCGTCGGATTGGTACTGCGCGTCTCGCACCATGCCGCCACGTTGGAAGACCCCACTACCGTCTAA
- a CDS encoding o-succinylbenzoate synthase, translating into MQKPDINEVLERAHVVSLPLAVKFRGVTTREALLIDGPAGWGEFAPFLEYGPAESAQWLRAGLEAAFEGFPEPQRDWVEVNGTIPAVPAEQVPEVMDRYPGCRTFKIKVAEAGQTLDDDIARVNAVRDVVNARGGEVPVLRVDANGGWSVDEAVAAAKALMPLDYMEQPCATAEELVEVRKQLMRNGLFVRVAADESIRKVDDPYRVAELQAADVAVVKPAPLGGVRRVLEIAKHLRERHMDITVASALDTSVGISMGLATVAALPKILDDEDVDVVPAAAGLATGSLFIEDVTAPRKIEDGHLRVEHLAPESDRLTELSAPADRKDWWFKRAKECWDVL; encoded by the coding sequence ATGCAGAAACCAGACATCAACGAGGTTTTAGAACGCGCCCACGTGGTTAGCCTGCCGCTGGCCGTGAAGTTTCGTGGGGTCACCACCCGCGAGGCATTGCTTATCGATGGCCCCGCCGGCTGGGGCGAGTTCGCCCCCTTCCTGGAGTACGGCCCTGCTGAGTCCGCGCAGTGGCTGCGCGCCGGATTAGAAGCAGCCTTCGAAGGCTTCCCGGAACCCCAGCGTGACTGGGTGGAAGTCAACGGCACCATCCCGGCCGTTCCTGCCGAACAGGTCCCAGAAGTCATGGACCGCTACCCGGGCTGCCGCACCTTCAAAATTAAGGTCGCTGAAGCAGGCCAAACCTTGGACGACGACATTGCTCGCGTGAATGCTGTGCGCGACGTCGTCAACGCCCGCGGTGGGGAAGTACCCGTCCTCCGTGTGGATGCCAACGGCGGTTGGTCCGTCGACGAAGCCGTCGCCGCCGCCAAAGCGCTGATGCCCCTGGACTACATGGAGCAACCCTGCGCGACTGCGGAAGAACTCGTCGAAGTACGCAAGCAACTCATGCGAAACGGCCTGTTCGTGCGTGTTGCTGCCGATGAATCCATCCGCAAAGTCGACGACCCTTACCGCGTCGCAGAATTGCAGGCTGCCGATGTCGCTGTCGTAAAGCCCGCGCCACTCGGGGGCGTGCGCCGCGTATTAGAAATTGCGAAGCACCTGCGCGAACGACACATGGATATCACGGTGGCCTCCGCTTTGGATACCTCCGTCGGTATCAGCATGGGCCTGGCCACCGTCGCCGCCCTGCCGAAGATTCTGGATGACGAAGACGTCGACGTCGTCCCCGCCGCCGCAGGCCTAGCCACCGGCTCACTGTTCATTGAAGATGTCACCGCACCGCGCAAGATTGAGGACGGACATCTGCGCGTCGAGCACCTTGCACCGGAGTCGGATCGTCTGACCGAACTCTCGGCACCAGCAGACCGTAAGGATTGGTGGTTTAAGCGGGCGAAGGAATGCTGGGACGTGCTGTAG
- a CDS encoding ABC transporter permease has translation MKRNLQATAIGVGIFVLFIAIWQAAASAGWLSDIAPTPARTWERAVEILSDPFYRDGPASVGIFWHMLASLLRVLVGFLIAMVIAIPLGFWLGSSPLFHKAVDPFAQILRPVSPLAWLPLGLALLRDAENTAVFVIVLSALWPTLLYTIESVRGIHPTYKNLAATLGTNWWQRLVFITAPAALPGIVTGMRQSLSTSWLVIVAAEMLVGGQGVGFFVWNMWNQLDIDAIVVAIVLIGLIGLILDYLVASLQKVVRYD, from the coding sequence ATGAAAAGAAATTTGCAGGCGACTGCCATCGGTGTCGGTATCTTTGTGCTGTTTATTGCCATCTGGCAGGCAGCAGCATCGGCAGGGTGGCTCTCTGATATTGCCCCGACTCCAGCACGAACGTGGGAACGTGCAGTAGAGATCCTTTCTGATCCTTTCTATCGCGATGGTCCTGCATCAGTGGGTATCTTTTGGCACATGCTTGCGTCATTGCTACGTGTGCTCGTGGGTTTCTTGATTGCAATGGTCATTGCTATTCCGTTGGGATTTTGGCTGGGCTCATCGCCGCTGTTCCACAAAGCAGTGGATCCTTTTGCACAGATTTTGCGTCCCGTCTCGCCGCTAGCTTGGTTGCCTTTAGGTTTGGCGTTGCTGCGCGATGCTGAAAACACCGCGGTGTTCGTGATCGTCTTGTCTGCGCTCTGGCCGACGTTGCTCTACACCATTGAATCAGTGCGAGGCATTCATCCGACATACAAGAATCTTGCCGCAACGCTGGGTACGAATTGGTGGCAGCGTTTGGTCTTTATTACTGCACCTGCGGCGTTGCCGGGCATCGTGACAGGTATGCGACAGTCATTGTCGACGTCCTGGTTGGTCATCGTTGCTGCAGAAATGTTGGTTGGCGGACAGGGTGTGGGCTTCTTCGTGTGGAACATGTGGAACCAACTTGATATCGACGCCATCGTCGTCGCCATTGTTCTCATTGGCCTGATTGGCCTCATCCTTGACTACTTGGTCGCTTCTCTGCAGAAAGTTGTTCGCTATGACTAA
- a CDS encoding ABC transporter substrate-binding protein, giving the protein MVHSRRQFFRAALALGSAAALGACSQSTEAAKTITIGFVPIACSAPLLAADARGAFAKHNINVQLRKFAGWADLWTAYATGELDVAHMLSPMPIAIDSGLASAARPTELAFTQNTNGQALALAAEHNPNVQEAADLKGMVLGIPFEYSVHSLLLRDYLSANGVDPVRDLELRLLRPADMVAQLSVGTIDGFIGPEPFNQRALATGAGRIFVPTKEMWDQHPCCSVAVAKDIPTEVRDGIVAALHEGAQFVDNPAHAAEAAPLLGQEKYLNQNPELIEPALLGDYTDWHGEHHVDPNVINFGGATSQTAITWMAAQLSKQKLGTNPLAWDDAVIKEAAQAVLPREADTSSAALTINGRRFDPARPTE; this is encoded by the coding sequence ATGGTTCACTCCCGGCGGCAGTTCTTCCGCGCAGCACTCGCGTTGGGGTCTGCGGCAGCCCTTGGTGCCTGTTCTCAGAGCACTGAAGCGGCAAAGACCATCACGATTGGATTTGTGCCGATTGCTTGCTCGGCACCACTCTTGGCAGCAGATGCTCGAGGCGCTTTTGCTAAGCACAACATCAACGTTCAACTGCGCAAGTTCGCCGGTTGGGCAGATTTGTGGACGGCCTACGCAACAGGTGAGCTAGATGTTGCTCATATGCTCTCCCCGATGCCGATTGCTATTGACTCAGGGCTTGCATCCGCAGCGCGCCCGACAGAATTGGCTTTTACACAAAACACAAACGGCCAAGCTTTAGCTTTGGCGGCGGAGCACAATCCGAATGTCCAAGAAGCAGCGGATCTCAAGGGAATGGTGCTTGGTATCCCTTTTGAGTACTCAGTGCACTCTTTGCTGTTGCGCGATTACTTGAGCGCAAATGGAGTAGATCCGGTGCGCGATCTTGAACTGCGATTGCTGCGTCCCGCAGATATGGTGGCGCAACTTTCAGTTGGCACCATCGATGGATTTATCGGTCCAGAGCCTTTCAACCAGCGTGCACTGGCCACCGGGGCGGGACGGATTTTTGTTCCGACAAAAGAGATGTGGGACCAGCACCCTTGTTGTTCTGTAGCGGTAGCTAAAGACATTCCTACAGAAGTACGCGATGGCATTGTGGCTGCCCTGCATGAAGGCGCGCAGTTCGTTGATAATCCGGCGCATGCTGCAGAGGCCGCACCTTTGCTGGGGCAAGAGAAGTACCTCAACCAGAATCCGGAACTCATTGAGCCGGCGCTGTTGGGGGATTACACCGACTGGCACGGTGAGCACCATGTGGATCCGAACGTGATCAACTTTGGCGGTGCGACTTCGCAGACCGCCATTACGTGGATGGCAGCGCAGCTTTCAAAACAAAAGCTGGGAACCAATCCATTGGCGTGGGATGACGCTGTGATTAAGGAAGCCGCTCAAGCAGTTCTTCCTCGAGAAGCAGATACCAGCTCGGCAGCTTTGACGATTAACGGTCGTCGTTTCGATCCGGCCCGACCGACAGAGTAA
- a CDS encoding FtsW/RodA/SpoVE family cell cycle protein: MVLELAPARPREARLLCLVALIVVAGSLLVELARDDSELGWPAFRVPVILCGLGLVVYVALCFLAPKADQVIFPAAFLLNGIGLVMLRRLDVALDFSLAKRHLLWTIVGLGLLVAVLVVVREHRVLQRYSYLLGLAGLIFLAAPLVSPQPVESDARIWIKIGSFSVQLGEFAKVLLVIFFAMLISQKRAFFAVAGKRFLGLVFHACAILPRLG; this comes from the coding sequence GTGGTGCTCGAACTTGCTCCGGCGCGCCCGCGGGAGGCGCGACTGCTGTGTTTGGTTGCTCTCATCGTGGTGGCGGGCAGCCTGCTCGTTGAGCTGGCACGCGATGACTCGGAGCTAGGGTGGCCGGCCTTTCGGGTTCCGGTGATTCTGTGTGGACTGGGCCTGGTGGTCTATGTAGCGCTGTGCTTTCTGGCGCCGAAAGCTGACCAAGTGATTTTTCCGGCGGCTTTCTTGCTCAACGGGATTGGGTTGGTGATGCTGCGTCGGCTGGATGTCGCGTTGGACTTTAGCTTGGCTAAGCGGCATCTGTTGTGGACGATTGTCGGTCTAGGACTGCTTGTTGCTGTCTTAGTGGTGGTGCGGGAGCACCGGGTGCTGCAGCGTTATTCCTACTTGCTGGGGTTGGCGGGTTTAATTTTCCTAGCGGCACCGCTGGTATCGCCACAACCTGTGGAGTCGGATGCGCGGATCTGGATCAAGATTGGCTCGTTTTCTGTGCAGCTGGGTGAGTTCGCCAAGGTACTGCTGGTTATCTTCTTTGCCATGTTGATTAGCCAGAAGCGGGCTTTCTTTGCAGTAGCGGGCAAGAGGTTTCTGGGCCTGGTTTTCCACGCTTGCGCGATATTGCCCCGATTGGGCTGA
- a CDS encoding 1,4-dihydroxy-2-naphthoyl-CoA synthase, which yields MSTAKHNYSTANPFRAELWQEVAGFEDLTDITYHRLRGDKRADGIVRIAFDRPEVRNAFRPHTVDELYRALDHARRTPDVGTILLTGNGPSEKDGGWAFCSGGDQRIRGRSGYRYATKHAHDDATADESTVDTAREKVEGGRLHILEVQRLIRTMPKVVIAVVNGWAAGGGHSLHVVCDMTIASREEARFKQTDADVGSFDAGYGSAYLAKMVGQKYAREIFFLGRTYDAQRMFEMGAVNEVVDHADLEDAAIQMGREINTKSPTAQRMLKFAFNLTDDGLMGQQVFAGEATRLAYMTDEAVEGKESFLEKREPNWDQFPYYY from the coding sequence ATGAGCACGGCTAAGCATAACTACAGCACCGCTAACCCCTTCCGCGCCGAGTTGTGGCAGGAGGTGGCCGGTTTCGAGGACCTTACCGACATCACCTATCACCGCCTGCGTGGCGATAAGCGCGCCGATGGCATCGTGCGCATCGCCTTCGACCGCCCGGAGGTACGCAATGCCTTCCGCCCACACACCGTGGATGAGCTTTACCGCGCACTCGATCACGCCCGCCGCACCCCGGATGTCGGCACGATTTTGCTCACTGGCAACGGCCCTTCCGAAAAGGACGGCGGCTGGGCCTTTTGTTCTGGCGGCGACCAGCGCATCCGCGGCCGTTCCGGTTACCGCTATGCCACTAAGCACGCGCATGACGATGCCACCGCCGACGAATCCACCGTCGATACCGCCCGCGAAAAGGTCGAGGGCGGCCGCCTGCACATCCTGGAAGTCCAGCGCCTGATTCGCACCATGCCGAAGGTCGTGATCGCTGTGGTCAACGGCTGGGCCGCCGGTGGCGGACACTCCCTGCATGTCGTCTGCGATATGACCATCGCTTCCCGCGAGGAAGCCCGCTTTAAGCAAACCGATGCCGATGTCGGCTCCTTCGATGCTGGCTATGGCTCTGCCTACCTGGCAAAAATGGTCGGCCAGAAATACGCCCGCGAAATCTTCTTCCTGGGACGCACCTACGATGCCCAGCGCATGTTTGAAATGGGTGCAGTCAACGAGGTCGTCGACCACGCCGATCTCGAAGATGCCGCCATCCAGATGGGCCGGGAAATCAACACCAAGTCCCCCACTGCCCAGCGCATGCTCAAATTCGCCTTCAACCTCACCGACGATGGGCTCATGGGCCAGCAAGTCTTCGCCGGCGAGGCCACCCGCCTGGCCTACATGACCGACGAAGCAGTCGAAGGCAAAGAGTCCTTCCTAGAAAAGCGTGAACCCAACTGGGATCAGTTCCCGTACTACTACTAA
- the menE gene encoding o-succinylbenzoate--CoA ligase produces the protein MSHILRPLPVDPHDPAAILPDLESAIAGQTSLLPLPGADSSRSTLLRNTQRVGEPIDDSIALVVSTSGSTGQPKGAQLTPLNLVASADATHKRLGGTGHWLLAMPAHHIAGIQVLVRSLVAGVDPLCLDVSRGFNIDTFARAAAELDRTGERTYTALTPMQLAKSMDSLAGIDALRTFDAILVGGAAINPQLRASAEKMDITIVATYGSSETAGGCVYDGRPLAGTQVRVQDGRIHLGGPTIAQGYRNLPDHPAFKNEGWFITSDAGEIAGDVLRVQGRLDNIIDSGGLKLHPEVLEEELLKVPGVEEACVVGVPHPRLGQAIVAAYTGPAQWSDIFVALEEAEVPRWQIPKDLKQVDALPTIGPGKVDRQGVAALFNTAQ, from the coding sequence GTGTCTCATATCCTGCGCCCATTGCCCGTAGACCCGCATGACCCGGCTGCCATCCTGCCGGATTTGGAATCGGCTATTGCTGGTCAGACTAGTCTGCTGCCGCTGCCGGGTGCGGATAGTTCGCGTTCGACGCTGCTGCGCAACACTCAACGCGTGGGCGAGCCTATCGATGACTCCATCGCTTTGGTCGTCTCCACCTCGGGGTCCACAGGTCAGCCAAAGGGCGCGCAGCTGACACCGCTGAATCTGGTGGCTAGTGCCGATGCCACACATAAGCGTCTGGGCGGGACGGGGCATTGGTTGCTCGCGATGCCCGCCCATCACATCGCAGGCATCCAAGTCTTGGTGCGCTCCCTAGTCGCGGGCGTGGATCCGTTGTGCCTGGATGTCTCACGTGGTTTCAACATCGATACTTTTGCGCGTGCTGCGGCGGAGCTTGACCGCACGGGTGAGCGCACCTATACCGCGCTCACCCCGATGCAGTTGGCTAAGTCCATGGACTCGCTCGCAGGCATCGATGCGCTGCGTACTTTCGATGCGATTCTGGTGGGCGGTGCAGCGATTAATCCGCAGCTGCGCGCTAGTGCAGAAAAGATGGATATCACCATTGTCGCCACCTACGGTTCCAGTGAAACCGCTGGTGGGTGCGTCTACGACGGGCGTCCGTTGGCGGGAACGCAGGTGCGCGTGCAGGATGGTCGGATTCATCTCGGCGGGCCGACTATTGCGCAGGGTTACCGCAATTTGCCCGACCATCCGGCCTTTAAGAATGAAGGCTGGTTCATTACCTCCGATGCCGGTGAAATCGCAGGTGACGTTCTGCGCGTGCAGGGGCGCCTGGACAACATCATTGACTCCGGCGGGCTGAAGCTTCACCCGGAGGTACTCGAAGAAGAACTACTCAAGGTGCCCGGTGTGGAAGAAGCCTGCGTCGTGGGTGTTCCCCATCCGCGTCTGGGTCAAGCCATCGTGGCGGCCTATACCGGTCCAGCACAGTGGAGCGATATCTTCGTCGCACTCGAAGAAGCAGAGGTTCCTCGCTGGCAGATTCCGAAGGACCTCAAGCAGGTTGATGCCCTACCCACGATTGGTCCGGGCAAGGTCGACCGCCAGGGAGTGGCAGCGCTTTTTAATACTGCTCAATAA
- a CDS encoding aldo/keto reductase, which yields MIALGCTSMTPHSYPDSPRRPEMVNVLRGAFDAGVELFDTSEIQGPFTGEQMLGDALGNHGTIATKFGWEIDGTTPTGRLNSRPEVIRASAHGSLQRLQREHLDYYLQHRVDPDVPIEDVAGTVAELIEAGDVAAFGLCEASPETIRRAHAVCPVSVVQSEYSLWTRDPEEEVLDVCREIGAKFMAYSPLGKGFFAGSATPNADSSSPRLHPENFQANQALSDALGQLADELGRTRANLALGWVLAQGEDIIPVAGSTNLERIKENNAATPLSAEECTRVDEVLAEHPVQGQRYTDKHLSFIEQY from the coding sequence ATGATCGCCCTTGGTTGTACCTCCATGACCCCGCACTCCTACCCGGATTCCCCGCGCCGACCGGAGATGGTCAACGTCTTGCGCGGCGCCTTCGATGCCGGGGTGGAACTGTTTGATACCTCGGAAATCCAGGGACCTTTTACTGGGGAGCAGATGCTTGGCGATGCCCTCGGCAACCACGGCACCATCGCCACCAAATTCGGCTGGGAAATCGACGGCACCACGCCCACCGGCCGCTTGAACTCCCGCCCGGAGGTCATCCGCGCGAGCGCCCATGGATCCTTGCAGCGCCTGCAGCGCGAACACCTGGATTACTACCTGCAGCATCGCGTGGACCCGGACGTCCCCATCGAAGACGTCGCCGGAACGGTGGCCGAGCTGATCGAGGCCGGCGACGTGGCCGCCTTTGGTCTGTGTGAAGCCAGCCCGGAGACCATCCGTCGCGCCCACGCCGTCTGCCCGGTCTCTGTCGTGCAAAGCGAATACTCACTGTGGACCCGCGATCCGGAGGAGGAAGTCCTCGACGTCTGCCGCGAGATTGGCGCGAAGTTCATGGCCTATTCGCCACTGGGCAAGGGCTTCTTTGCCGGTAGTGCCACCCCCAACGCCGATTCCTCTTCGCCACGCCTGCACCCGGAGAACTTCCAAGCTAACCAGGCACTCAGCGATGCCTTAGGTCAGCTTGCCGACGAACTCGGCCGCACCCGCGCCAACCTCGCCCTTGGTTGGGTGCTTGCCCAAGGCGAGGACATCATCCCGGTCGCAGGTTCGACGAATTTAGAGCGCATCAAGGAGAATAACGCCGCCACCCCATTGAGCGCCGAAGAATGCACTCGCGTCGATGAAGTTCTTGCCGAACACCCCGTCCAAGGCCAGCGCTACACCGATAAGCACCTGTCCTTTATTGAGCAGTATTAA
- a CDS encoding metal-dependent transcriptional regulator, whose translation MQLSQLPERTQDYLKILWNHEERHGSESAMALGELAKAAEQKLPTASEAVKRLATQDLVIHERYSGVRLAPLGRHLAVGVVRRHRLVETFLVETLGYSWDEVHAEADVLEHACSDRFVERLDALLGHPTRDPHGDPIPGADGTAEALSELLLADAPVNTPVTVEQVNDADPDLLRLLDRHGVYPGVQLVIPAPAAAGLLEIDLVDGGRFTLAEVAARDITVRV comes from the coding sequence ATGCAATTAAGCCAGCTGCCCGAGCGCACCCAGGACTACCTGAAGATTCTCTGGAACCATGAGGAACGTCACGGTAGCGAGTCCGCAATGGCACTCGGGGAGCTGGCCAAGGCTGCAGAGCAGAAACTGCCGACGGCCTCAGAAGCCGTCAAACGCCTGGCCACCCAGGATTTAGTCATTCATGAGCGCTACTCGGGTGTGCGTTTGGCGCCGTTGGGCCGCCACTTGGCAGTCGGCGTGGTGCGCCGGCACCGTCTGGTGGAAACCTTCTTGGTGGAAACGCTCGGCTATTCCTGGGATGAAGTCCATGCGGAGGCTGATGTCCTGGAGCACGCTTGCTCGGACCGCTTCGTGGAGCGCCTCGATGCGCTGCTGGGCCATCCCACCCGCGACCCGCACGGCGATCCGATTCCGGGCGCGGACGGTACAGCGGAGGCCCTATCGGAGCTCCTGCTTGCCGATGCCCCCGTAAACACCCCAGTCACTGTGGAACAGGTCAACGACGCTGACCCGGACCTGTTGCGCCTGCTCGATCGCCACGGCGTCTACCCCGGCGTTCAGCTGGTTATCCCTGCTCCGGCCGCGGCGGGATTGCTGGAAATCGACCTCGTCGACGGCGGTCGTTTCACCCTCGCCGAAGTCGCCGCACGCGACATCACCGTGCGCGTGTAG